Within Dysgonomonas mossii, the genomic segment CCCTTCTTTTGTGCGAGGCATAAAGAGATAAAGCCAGTTACTTTCCTGTCCTTGATTTCCCATCTGATACTGTACAGAAAATATGTGCTCAACGCTATTTTTCTTTGATGTATCGAACACATCTGCATAATGAGGCAATAAGTCGTAACCCATTTTGTTTATGATATCATCTAATTGACTTTCAGCAGTTGAGTAATCCGGGCTTGGTTTGGTCATTAGTACATATGCATATAGCATTTTGGCCGCCCCTTTTGTTGCAGAACCGTCTTGTGGAAATTCGACTGTTTCGAGTTTGTCTATTGCGTCTTTTACATCATCAATAATAACCGCATAAACTTCCTCCGGTGTAGATTGTACGGGAAAAGCCTGATCAGCAGTTTTTACTTCAGTTAATTGTATTGGTATGCGAGCATAACACTGAACCAGTTCGAAGTAAGCCCAAGCTCGCATAAATTTGGCTTGTCCGATTATGCGGTTCTTGAAAGTATCGGACAAATCGGTGGCGTCTAAACGTGCTAATATTGTATTTGCTTGGGCTATTGTATTGTAACAGCCGCTCCATAGTTCCGAAACCGTATAATTCTGACTTGTAACTAAAAAGTTAGCAACATCTTCACGGAATGAATTACTATCCATTCGTTCATTGTTGTTGCGTGTATAATGGGTATTGTCAGATCGCATTTCGCCAACAATGTAGCCAATGTTTATAATTGTGCGCATGCTTGCATATGCAGCATTTATAGCCTGATTGAAGTGGTCTTCTGTTTTATAAAACGATGCTTCTGTAGAACTACTTTCGGGATTGAGGTTCAAAAAACTCTCATTGCATGAGTAGAATAGCAACATTACAGATAGGCATGCTATATATATTTTATTCATAATCAATAATTTTGAATACTAATTTGTATATTATTAAAAAGTAATATCTAAGCCGATAGTAAATGTTCTTGGAATAGGATATGTAGTCATATCAACACCCATTCCACTCCAGCTAAGACCCTTTCCGGCCTCATTATTGTTTATTTCGGGGTTTAGTCCAGGATAACCGGTTACAGTGAATAATTGTTGTCCTGAGAAGTATATACGAGCCTTTGATATATATTTGTTCGGTTTGAACGGAATTGTATATCCTAATGTAACATTTCGTAAGGTCATATACGATGCATCATATACCCATCCGCTATGTTTTAGACGGAATATCTCAGTTGTACCAGTTAGTGTTCTAGGCACTTTACCATTTCCTGGATTTTCGAGCGAACGCCAACGATTTTTAACTTCACGATCTACGTTGAATACACCATCAAGATTGAACGAATTGTCGGAAGAACCTAAAAACACATCCCCCCCAAGTTGGCCGCTGATCAATACACTTAAATCAAAATTCTTCCACGAAAACTCATTTGTAATACCATACAGGACATCCGGATTGGGATTACCTATGATTGTTCTGTCATTTTCGTCTATATAACCATTTTTGTCAACATCCTTCATTCGGGCAGTACCAACCTCCGATGACCAGTGTTTAGGTTGAGTATCAAATTCTTCTTGAGTCATATAAACTCCGTCGAAAACATATCCGTAGAATACACCGATCGGTTGTCCTACTTGTAATCTATTCCAGTCGGCATAACGTTCGTCCCCTCCTATAGGCGTATTGTTAGTACTTAATTTTACAACTTTATTACGGGGTATTGTTATATTGAGATTTGTTTTCCAGTTGAAATCTCCTACTATATTTCTAGATTCTAGCGTAAACTCATGTCCCCATGTATCGAATCGGCCAACATTAGCCGAAATATCGCTGAACCCCGATGACCAAGGGATATCTATCTGATATAGCAATCCGTCTGTAATTTTGCTATAATAATCGTACATGAAGAAAATCCGGTCATTGAGGAATCCGACATCAACACCCAAATCTAATTGTTTTGTTTCTTCCCATGTAAGGTCATTGTTGCCTATGTTGCCTAATGATTTTCCGGGTGCTAGTGTTCCACCGAGTACATAGTTATTTTTATTCAATGTAGCTATATAACTGTAGTCTCCAATATTGTTATTACCTGTGACACCATAGCTAGCTCTTAACTTCAGATAGTTCATTACTTTGGTCACCGGTTTCATAAAGGATTCTTCCGAGGCAATCCATCCTCCCGAAACTGAAGGGAATGTAGCATATTTGTTCCCTTCTCCGAATCTGGAACAGCCATCCTTACGAATTGTAGCTTGAAGTAGGTAACGGTCTTTATATGTATAATTGGCACGTCCGATAAGTGAGGCCACAGTCCATTCGGTGGTCGAACTCGAACCTTTTGTTGTGGCTGCGGCATCGAGCCAAGGTACCTCATCGTCAGCAAAATCAGTTCCGGTGATAGAGCTGAATTCCGAATTTACTTTTTGGGCGGAATATCCGAGCAAGAGACTAATCGCATGATTTCCGAATGTTTTGTCGTAAGACAGCATATTCTCTATTGTCCAGTTATAGTATGTTCCAGTATCATAAGAGCCTTCAGCCTTTACCGGAGGAGGTGTAAACAATCCACCACCAACAAGAGATGATGCCCATTGGCGATTTCGAGAGTAGCCTATATCGGTTCCAGCCTGAAATTTGTATTTCAATCCGTTCCATATATCAATGTTCGCATAAGCGTTGCTTATCAAGGTTATGGTTCTCGTATTGTTTAATCG encodes:
- a CDS encoding RagB/SusD family nutrient uptake outer membrane protein — protein: MNKIYIACLSVMLLFYSCNESFLNLNPESSSTEASFYKTEDHFNQAINAAYASMRTIINIGYIVGEMRSDNTHYTRNNNERMDSNSFREDVANFLVTSQNYTVSELWSGCYNTIAQANTILARLDATDLSDTFKNRIIGQAKFMRAWAYFELVQCYARIPIQLTEVKTADQAFPVQSTPEEVYAVIIDDVKDAIDKLETVEFPQDGSATKGAAKMLYAYVLMTKPSPDYSTAESQLDDIINKMGYDLLPHYADVFDTSKKNSVEHIFSVQYQMGNQGQESNWLYLFMPRTKEGELITGVEFSNTTSTGGWNVPTQAMIDSYEPNDLRLDPSVAIAVGTIENDALVVANVFKVGDPRISNYETALPFVNKYRHTHTNIFNTDDNWPVYRYSDALLLMAECLVDQNRGAEAVPFVNRVRTRAGLPSVSVVTADVVANERKHELAFENHRWFDLVRTGKAIEVMTADGAYIKSIDKDVSSRAYNVKKENLILPIPYRELRINKNLTQNPGSEPQ
- a CDS encoding TonB-dependent receptor, producing MKLTLFLTVAIVFSLSASNSYSQNMRMSLKLENVKLKNLFYEIKKQSDFSFLYNNNELDNESRVTLSVKDRTISDILDIALKGKGLAYEIDGKFILIYPADSNKKEELKQQIQQQQKKSISGTVRDAKGEPIIGASVVVEGTTNGVATDENGAFNLSITTGNSIKVNFLGFTEKVLPINDQTKFDIILQEDTKYLDEVVVVTYGTQKKRDITGAINTIKGDALTDIPVAQIGQKLQGQVAGVQINQTSGAPGQGMAFRIRGAASISNASEPLFVVDGIPISTGLNNINPDEIETFSVLKDASATALYGSRAANGVILITTKKGKKGKTQVTLHANYGVQSVNGLQEMNVMNAREFAQFKKEFYEDQIKYEGSTDPVPEMYQHPEQYGEGTNWYKLLLRSAPIQSYSLSVSGGNDFMTTAVIGGYFKQEGVVRNSNFERYNLRVNNEFTLHEKVKLGFNVAPVFQIYNNQNTDGYREILSASLIADPCQSPYNKDGSLKVSLESPGMFGQPNWLRYLDGRLNNTRTITLISNAYANIDIWNGLKYKFQAGTDIGYSRNRQWASSLVGGGLFTPPPVKAEGSYDTGTYYNWTIENMLSYDKTFGNHAISLLLGYSAQKVNSEFSSITGTDFADDEVPWLDAAATTKGSSSTTEWTVASLIGRANYTYKDRYLLQATIRKDGCSRFGEGNKYATFPSVSGGWIASEESFMKPVTKVMNYLKLRASYGVTGNNNIGDYSYIATLNKNNYVLGGTLAPGKSLGNIGNNDLTWEETKQLDLGVDVGFLNDRIFFMYDYYSKITDGLLYQIDIPWSSGFSDISANVGRFDTWGHEFTLESRNIVGDFNWKTNLNITIPRNKVVKLSTNNTPIGGDERYADWNRLQVGQPIGVFYGYVFDGVYMTQEEFDTQPKHWSSEVGTARMKDVDKNGYIDENDRTIIGNPNPDVLYGITNEFSWKNFDLSVLISGQLGGDVFLGSSDNSFNLDGVFNVDREVKNRWRSLENPGNGKVPRTLTGTTEIFRLKHSGWVYDASYMTLRNVTLGYTIPFKPNKYISKARIYFSGQQLFTVTGYPGLNPEINNNEAGKGLSWSGMGVDMTTYPIPRTFTIGLDITF